The sequence below is a genomic window from Anopheles cruzii chromosome 3, idAnoCruzAS_RS32_06, whole genome shotgun sequence.
TAGCAGCAGCGTAGGTGGATTGGTCCATGAAGTTTGTTACCTAAATTGTAATAGTAAGCCATAAGAATTATACGGTACATTTAAACTACAAAGCACCAACAAATTATTGTCCCACATAGAAGGACGCATGAGCATGGACCTAGCTGGCTGTTAACGTACGGCAGACGTATGCAATTAACCAAAAACGCACGACGAGACCAACCAGAGAGCGGCCACTTGGGCGGGACTTGTCTTATTCTTGGGTGGTGGGAAGTCTTATCCAATAAAGATTAATATTATCACTCAGCTAGCTATCGATGTGAACACGTGTgagaggaagaaagagagcatATTTCACGAgaataaaacacaaatgtTTCCTAACAAATACAATTTTTATTCTTTATGTTTCGATTCTTCGGTACATCATGCCAGCATAGTCCGAACATCatgattcggttcggttcactCTTTGCAAACGCAAATGCATGCGGCTACTATCGGCATCGACAGTTTGCACAACAAGCTTCAACAAAAATTCAACTGAAACGCGATCAAAAAAACAGTTACTAATACACTGaacgtttgcttttatttaaaaaaatacactTTGGGGGAAACGGAACTCGCTTGGATTGCCTAGTAGTTTATAATATACTTTAAGGTGATAATGGAGagcatttattattcattctTCAACACCCGTCACACGATGAACTGCTGGTACAGCGTAAGTAAGATTGTTGGGCCTTAAAACTATGAACGTTATTCTCAAAGTACTCTCTTTTTGGTATTGAAAGCATGCACGTGAAAACGACTAGCGGAAAATCAAATCTTAGATTGAGGTAATATCTTAATCATGTCGTTACCACTGGAGGTTGAAAGTTTCGGTTGTATCTGCACTAATAATAATACCCTTGCCAATAGGCAGTTGGCGTGCTAGTAGAGTAACATTAGCTAATCTTAGTCTAAGCtgaaaaaaaactgtaaaaacCTGGGTACGGTAGGTAAATACACACCTGGATAAGacaaaattataaaacttTAAGGAGATACCATCTCCTCTCGAAACCAACGGTCAGTACTTTAGAGTTCAACGTTTTTCAGAATCGCTGCGGAACCGCTTGGCAACTCGACGTCCGACGGAGGGAAAAATTTACCGATCACAcgcacgttttgtttttcggtgaaatttTTATGCATCTCTTGGCGTAGCTTTTCGAGGATGGCGAAGTTGGGCTGGTTAATGGCCGCCTTGCTCTGTAGCACGGTAATCTCCTGTTcttcttgtttcttttctttgtaAGACTTGACCGATCGATTGCCGTACAGCCGCAACAGTGAGCCCCAGGTTTTGATGTGTGGATGCAAAATCTGCAGAATGGCCTGCGAGGCGCGCTGCTTACCGTCGCGCTTGTTCTTGcacaccaccgtcgccgtgtgcTTGCCGACCGTCATGGTGAACTCGTTTTTGCGGTGCTTCATCGTGTTCACCTCGTAGTTGATGTGCACCTCGCCGAGCCCAAAGTTACGCTGCAGACAGGTCAGCAGGATGGCATGCGGTGACGGTTCCGTCGTCTTGGCACAAAATTCCGCCACGCGTGGGTCTTCTATTTTGATCTCATCGAACACGGACAGTTCCCGCAAGTCGGCCGACTGTGACAGCGAGCTACCGACACTCGAGGCATTCTTGGCCTCCTTGCCGGTGATTTTGTCCTTCATGTCAGGGATTAGGATTTCTAGTGTCTCGCGGGCGGCCTCGCTTTTGGCCTGCTTCTTGCTCGTCCCGTAACCGGTGCCGTACTTGAGGTCGTTAATGGTGACCGTAGCCGAGTAGGGTGTGGCCGCGTTTTCCAGCTCCTTGAATTCGTACGTCGGTTGCCGTCGCAATGCGTGCTGCACGTACTCGTGCAGGATGCAGACGTAGCTTTTGCCGTTCGGATTCATGATCCACTCCTTCTTCGGCCGAGCATGCGGATTGCCCTGCTCGTCTTCCATGTTCAGCATCGGAAACGTGATCAGCTTCGTACCGTCGGGCAGCGTCGGCCGTTGCAGATTCTTGATGTGTTTCCTGTGCTTGGTAAACCTTCGGCGTGCGGCCCAAGATTTGAATCGCAACACGCGTACCGTTTTGAAGTGGAATAGCTGAGCGCAGTACTCTACCACGGCGTCCGCCGTGAGCGATTGGGCTTTCAGATTTTCCGTCACGGTTTCGATTTGGGCACTCACCTTCAGCGGAAGTAACTTTACGTTGGCTTGCGCTTCGGCCGCAGTCGTTGCGCCGGCGATCATCTTGCTCAGCTGCAGATTGTGCAGCTGGCGTACGGTTCCAGCTCGCGGTTCATTTGCACCGTTTTCGCCAGTGTCCGATGCTTCACCGTTGCCGGCACCGTTAGCCATTGGAGTCTTGGCAGCATCGTTGGCTGCCGCTTCTCGTGCTGCCGTAGCCGCTGCAAGTTCTTTCTTCaattgttcttctttttcgagTGCTTTACGATAGTTGAGGCAAGGAATTGCGCTCAGAGGGATCTCATGTTTCTGAAATAGATATCAACTGGTAAACATCCGCCTCATATGCCCGCCGAGCGACGCCTCAACTTACCCTTACGCTTCCCGGACCGAGAAAGTAGGGCCGGGAcgcgacacacacgcgtgtCGTTTTGTGGAGATACAGTGGCATGCCGCTTACATGCGTCGCTTGAACCCAACCCTCCGGTAGGACCTCAAAATGATTGCGACCCTTCTCGTCGAGTACCTTCTTAAAGCGTTCCTCATACGGTTGCCGCTTGTTCGAGTTGCGCAGTTCTTCCGGCAGCCCTTCGTCTAGCATGGTCTCGATATCGTCGTAGTTTACATCTGAGTCCTCGGAGCTgtggttttcgctttcgccaccTGATAGACGTTTTGGTAGATCAATAAAGCCGTTACCGAAATGTATTAATTTAGAGATTGTCTTCATACCGTCTCCATCCGAATCGCAATCCGAATTGTCGCCAGTGACTTCGTCCAGAACATCGAACTCGCGCAGATTTTCATCCGCTCTCTCCGTGGCACACGTGGGTTCTGTCCCATCGTTGTCAGCAGCAGTGGATTCCGGTTCTAGTTTGATTCGTTTAGCCATGGGACATCCATGAGCACCGTGTCCGCTCTCTGACGAGGCGTTCGCCGTTAGCTCTTCTTTCAATTGCTTTTCTGCACTCATTTCGGAACTTGTCTTAACATTAACCTAAGGGACAACGTTCCCGCACTGTCCCCGCACTACCTCGCAGCACACCCGTTCCGGACGGTTCCGGTGAATGGAGCAGATAACAACCGAAGCTTGCAATTTTCTACCCAACCAGCCAATGATGAACAAAATCAATCTTTCTTTCCTATGCGGA
It includes:
- the LOC128275568 gene encoding microprocessor complex subunit DGCR8, translating into MSAEKQLKEELTANASSESGHGAHGCPMAKRIKLEPESTAADNDGTEPTCATERADENLREFDVLDEVTGDNSDCDSDGDGGESENHSSEDSDVNYDDIETMLDEGLPEELRNSNKRQPYEERFKKVLDEKGRNHFEVLPEGWVQATHVSGMPLYLHKTTRVCVASRPYFLGPGSVRKHEIPLSAIPCLNYRKALEKEEQLKKELAAATAAREAAANDAAKTPMANGAGNGEASDTGENGANEPRAGTVRQLHNLQLSKMIAGATTAAEAQANVKLLPLKVSAQIETVTENLKAQSLTADAVVEYCAQLFHFKTVRVLRFKSWAARRRFTKHRKHIKNLQRPTLPDGTKLITFPMLNMEDEQGNPHARPKKEWIMNPNGKSYVCILHEYVQHALRRQPTYEFKELENAATPYSATVTINDLKYGTGYGTSKKQAKSEAARETLEILIPDMKDKITGKEAKNASSVGSSLSQSADLRELSVFDEIKIEDPRVAEFCAKTTEPSPHAILLTCLQRNFGLGEVHINYEVNTMKHRKNEFTMTVGKHTATVVCKNKRDGKQRASQAILQILHPHIKTWGSLLRLYGNRSVKSYKEKKQEEQEITVLQSKAAINQPNFAILEKLRQEMHKNFTEKQNVRVIGKFFPPSDVELPSGSAAILKNVEL